In Marinobacter sp. F4206, the following are encoded in one genomic region:
- a CDS encoding isochorismatase family protein yields MLMKADQSTLVLIDLQEKLMPAISHGQEVVDRCHTLAMIAGLLDVPVLATEQLPDKLGRNVEAVRELAQQVISKHHFDACPDGLIDNLPEGRQQVVIGGCETHVCMLQTALSLLDAGFKVWVVADATGSRNEFDRDVALDRLLQSGARIVTVEMAAFEWMRDSKHPRFRDIQNLIK; encoded by the coding sequence ATGCTGATGAAAGCGGATCAATCCACTCTGGTGCTAATCGATCTCCAGGAAAAGCTGATGCCGGCCATCAGTCATGGCCAGGAAGTCGTCGACCGGTGTCATACCCTGGCGATGATAGCTGGACTGTTGGATGTGCCTGTTCTGGCAACTGAGCAATTACCGGATAAACTGGGCCGAAATGTGGAAGCGGTGCGGGAGCTCGCCCAACAGGTCATCAGCAAACACCATTTCGATGCGTGCCCGGATGGGCTGATAGACAACCTGCCCGAAGGTCGACAACAGGTTGTTATCGGAGGCTGTGAAACTCACGTTTGCATGCTGCAGACAGCCCTCAGTCTGCTGGATGCCGGCTTCAAGGTCTGGGTTGTGGCAGATGCGACGGGTTCCCGGAACGAATTTGACCGGGACGTCGCATTGGACCGACTGCTCCAGAGCGGAGCGAGAATCGTCACGGTGGAGATGGCAGCGTTCGAGTGGATGCGTGACAGCAAGCACCCAAGATTTCGCGATATACAAAACCTGATCAAATAG
- a CDS encoding Ldh family oxidoreductase, translated as MNASTSSLRTFIVGALVAAGADLQEAKTQANIMIWSDAMGRDTQGIWRLPMMVERLQNGLHTTPVALEFAAAAPALCKVDGQAGLGYVVAEQAMAKAIELAASQGIGCVAVANSSHLGPAGYYVFQAAEKQMVGLCFSNSIPKVVPPGGTTMVWGTNPLAIGCPRQNGQHVVIDMATSATAGSTITKAEQGAEYRGTVTNSHAQDHTDGFPRGGISPMAGGKGFALGFAVELLSALITGAGITHELRSMHNDMTGPAGNGHLMMAISIEKLMSLESFYTRLEGLIDEVHQAGGRVPGELRWQTYQEISTQGVHLDPWLTEQLKAIAKQSDLPLPW; from the coding sequence ATGAATGCATCCACCTCTTCCCTAAGAACCTTTATTGTTGGTGCCTTAGTGGCTGCCGGTGCAGATCTGCAAGAGGCCAAAACACAGGCCAACATCATGATCTGGAGCGACGCCATGGGCCGCGACACGCAAGGTATTTGGCGTTTGCCTATGATGGTAGAGCGACTACAGAATGGCTTGCATACCACCCCTGTGGCGCTGGAGTTTGCTGCAGCTGCGCCAGCTTTGTGTAAGGTCGATGGGCAGGCTGGGCTTGGCTATGTTGTCGCTGAACAGGCCATGGCAAAAGCCATCGAACTGGCAGCCTCTCAGGGCATTGGCTGTGTGGCCGTTGCCAATAGCAGCCATCTAGGTCCCGCAGGTTATTATGTTTTTCAAGCCGCTGAAAAGCAGATGGTCGGCTTATGTTTCAGCAATTCCATTCCAAAGGTGGTTCCACCGGGCGGCACAACCATGGTGTGGGGTACGAACCCGCTGGCTATTGGTTGCCCCCGCCAAAATGGCCAACATGTCGTGATCGATATGGCTACCTCAGCCACCGCAGGCTCAACGATCACCAAGGCAGAACAGGGCGCAGAATACCGGGGCACGGTTACAAACAGCCACGCCCAGGACCACACCGACGGTTTTCCCCGGGGTGGAATAAGTCCGATGGCGGGTGGAAAGGGTTTTGCCCTGGGATTCGCGGTGGAATTATTGAGCGCCTTGATCACTGGCGCCGGGATTACTCATGAATTGCGCTCCATGCACAATGACATGACCGGCCCTGCTGGAAACGGCCATTTAATGATGGCCATCAGTATTGAAAAACTGATGAGCCTCGAAAGCTTTTATACGCGCCTTGAAGGATTGATTGATGAAGTTCATCAGGCGGGGGGTCGTGTTCCGGGTGAGCTTCGATGGCAAACCTATCAGGAAATATCGACGCAGGGTGTCCATTTGGATCCATGGCTTACCGAACAGTTAAAAGCCATCGCCAAACAGAGCGATCTTCCGTTGCCATGGTAG
- a CDS encoding cupin domain-containing protein, with protein sequence MLNMDFSQRVVIRSQDEDWISSPSGGVLRKPLAREEAERGHATSVVRYEPGASFKRHEHPLGEEILVLDGVFSDETGDYPAGTYLRNPPGSGHAPFSEEGCTLLVKLHQFDPRDLNTVRIDTRSAPWLPGIGGLEVMPLHEFEHEHVALVKWPAHERFQPHRHFGGEEIFVLSGEFCDEHGRYPAGTWIRSPHLSEHHPFVEQETIIWVKTGHLPI encoded by the coding sequence ATGCTGAACATGGATTTTTCCCAACGAGTGGTTATCCGTTCCCAAGACGAGGACTGGATTTCAAGCCCTTCCGGTGGTGTCCTCAGAAAGCCCCTGGCCAGAGAGGAGGCAGAGCGGGGTCACGCTACCAGCGTCGTTCGTTATGAGCCGGGCGCCTCATTCAAGAGACACGAGCATCCTCTTGGCGAGGAAATTCTGGTACTCGACGGCGTGTTTTCGGATGAAACCGGCGACTATCCAGCGGGCACTTATCTTCGCAACCCTCCGGGAAGCGGCCACGCGCCCTTCAGCGAAGAGGGATGCACGCTACTGGTGAAGTTGCATCAGTTTGATCCCCGGGATCTCAACACAGTTCGCATAGACACTCGTTCGGCGCCGTGGTTGCCCGGCATCGGCGGCCTGGAAGTCATGCCTCTCCATGAATTCGAGCATGAGCACGTTGCCCTTGTGAAATGGCCGGCTCACGAACGTTTCCAGCCCCACCGGCATTTCGGCGGCGAAGAAATTTTCGTGCTGAGCGGCGAATTCTGTGACGAACACGGGCGGTATCCAGCAGGCACCTGGATACGCAGCCCACATTTGAGCGAACACCACCCGTTTGTTGAGCAGGAAACCATTATCTGGGTTAAAACCGGTCACCTTCCGATCTGA
- a CDS encoding lipocalin family protein: MIRAIAVSGIVFLASCTGVPEGIQPVTGLNVDRYLGTWYEIARLDHSFEEGLSRVTAEYTLMDDGSIKVTNRGYDAQKGEWSVADGRAVFADDRETGHLEVSFFGPFYSSYVVFELDKSGYQYAYITGYNREYLWFLSRTPEVSDTAMRDFRQRAREEGFNLDELITVDQSPVPGQ, translated from the coding sequence ATGATACGAGCGATCGCTGTTTCCGGAATTGTATTCCTGGCGTCCTGTACCGGGGTCCCGGAGGGTATCCAGCCGGTTACGGGGTTAAACGTGGACCGGTATCTGGGCACCTGGTACGAGATCGCCCGACTTGATCACTCGTTCGAGGAGGGGCTTAGCAGAGTCACCGCCGAATATACATTGATGGACGATGGCAGTATCAAGGTGACGAATCGGGGATACGACGCCCAAAAGGGGGAGTGGAGCGTGGCCGATGGCAGGGCTGTGTTCGCTGATGACCGAGAGACCGGACACTTGGAGGTGTCGTTCTTCGGGCCGTTCTACAGTTCCTACGTGGTATTCGAGCTGGATAAATCCGGTTATCAGTACGCCTATATCACCGGTTATAACCGGGAGTATCTCTGGTTCCTGTCCCGGACGCCCGAGGTATCCGATACCGCGATGCGCGATTTTCGACAGCGGGCGAGGGAAGAGGGCTTCAACCTGGACGAGCTGATCACGGTTGATCAGAGCCCGGTGCCCGGCCAATAG
- a CDS encoding LysR family transcriptional regulator, whose amino-acid sequence MDQLNLRHLYYFWMISREGSIARASEVLELAPQTLSGQLATFESSLGGLLFQRERRKLILTDLGRTVLSYAEEIFALAGELNETLRLAPSDRPLTLSAGVSASIHKLIAYYLLQPALVLRRPVQLNCQTGGPEDLLLRLKRKELDIVLIDRMPSLDERGGFAVHALAGSTISLFASPAMARRLREGFPASLNGEPLLANATDAPYFEKLMNWFSLQGVRMNLVARIDDSALIKVFGRQGLGVFAAPTAISEEVCRQYEVEQIASIADVKDELFAITRGKNPAHDGVRAICQGNVSFQPIYKASK is encoded by the coding sequence GTGGACCAACTCAATCTCAGACATCTTTATTATTTCTGGATGATCAGCCGGGAGGGTTCCATTGCCAGAGCCAGTGAGGTATTGGAACTCGCGCCGCAGACTCTGAGTGGGCAATTGGCAACGTTTGAATCTTCCCTCGGAGGCCTTCTTTTTCAGCGGGAAAGGCGCAAACTGATCCTGACGGATCTGGGGCGGACGGTTCTGAGTTATGCTGAGGAGATTTTTGCGCTTGCCGGGGAGCTCAACGAAACCCTTCGCCTGGCACCTTCTGATCGCCCGCTGACCCTTTCTGCAGGCGTCTCGGCCTCCATTCATAAGCTGATCGCCTATTACCTGCTGCAACCGGCGTTGGTCCTGCGCAGGCCGGTTCAGCTGAACTGCCAGACCGGTGGTCCTGAAGATCTACTGTTGCGGCTGAAGCGCAAGGAGCTGGATATCGTGCTTATCGATCGAATGCCCAGTCTCGATGAGCGGGGTGGTTTCGCGGTGCACGCGCTGGCGGGTTCGACCATCAGCCTTTTCGCTTCCCCGGCCATGGCGCGGCGACTGCGGGAGGGTTTTCCGGCTTCATTAAACGGTGAGCCATTACTGGCGAATGCAACGGATGCTCCCTATTTCGAAAAACTCATGAACTGGTTTTCGCTCCAGGGGGTTCGAATGAACCTGGTGGCTCGAATCGACGACAGTGCACTGATCAAGGTGTTCGGGCGCCAGGGATTGGGCGTGTTCGCGGCGCCGACCGCGATCAGCGAAGAGGTTTGCCGGCAATACGAGGTTGAGCAGATCGCATCCATTGCGGATGTGAAGGATGAGCTGTTTGCGATTACCCGTGGAAAAAACCCGGCGCATGATGGCGTGCGTGCTATTTGCCAGGGCAACGTAAGTTTCCAGCCTATCTACAAAGCATCCAAATAA